One Vicugna pacos chromosome X, VicPac4, whole genome shotgun sequence DNA window includes the following coding sequences:
- the ZNF157 gene encoding zinc finger protein 157 produces the protein MPANGKSPQRFPALVPGQPGRSFEGSLSFEDVAVDFTRQEWHRLDPAQRTMHKDVMLENYSNLASVGLCVAKPEMIFKLERGEELWILEEESSGHGYPGSLSLLCANNSVGGNALSHDNDLLQHQKIQTLDQTVKYRKAFYKRTGFVGHKKTHTGEKNFECHECGKTYCRKSNLIEHLRIHTGERPYKCGECAKTFSARSYLIAHQKTHTGEKPFECNECGKSFGRKSQLILHRRTHTGERPYECTECGKTFSEKATLTIHQRTHTGEKPYECGECGKTFRVKISLTQHQRTHTGEKPYECGDCGKNFRAKKSLNQHQRIHTGEKPYKCGECGKFFRMKMTLSNHQRTHTGEKPYQCNECGKSFRVHSSLGIHQRIHTGEKPYECNKCGNAFYVKARLVEHQRLHSGEKPYECSECGKIFSMKKSLCQHQRTHSGEKLYD, from the exons ATGCCAGCTAATGGGAAATCACCCCAGAGGTTTCCTGCCCTGGTTCCAGGACAACCTGGCAGATCATTTGAG GGATCTCTGTCATTCGAAGACGTGGCTGTGGATTTTACCCGACAGGAGTGGCACAGGCTGGACCCTGCCCAAAGGACCATGCACAAggatgtgatgctggagaactacaGCAACCTGGCATCTGTGG GCCTCTGCGTGGCCAAACCAGAGATGATCTTCAAGTTGGAACGAGGGGAAGAACTGTGGATATTAGAGGAGGAATCCTCAGGCCATGGTTACCCAG gcTCTCTGTCACTGCTGTGTGCCAACAATTCTGTTGGTGGTAATGCCCTCAGTCATGATAATGACCTTCTTCAGCATCAGAAGATTCAAACTTTGGATCAAACTGTCAAATATAGGAAAGCCTTCTACAAGAGAACGGGCTTTGTTGGacataaaaaaacacacacaggagagaaaaactTTGAATGTCACGAATGTGGGAAAACTTACTGCAGGAAATCAAACCTTATTGAACATCTGCGAATACACACAGGAGAGAGACCCTATAAATGTGGTGAATGTGCAAAAACCTTTAGTGCACGATCATACCTCATCGCTCATCAGAAAACTCACACAGGGGAAAAGCCCTTTGAATGTAACGAATGTGGAAAATCTTTTGGCAGGAAGTCACAACTCATTCTACATCGGAGAACACACACAGGAGAGAGACCCTATGAATGCACTGAATGTGGGAAAACCTTTTCTGAGAAGGCAACCCTCACGATccatcagagaactcacacaggGGAGAAACCCTACGAATGTGGTGAATGTGGGAAAACGTTTCGTGTTAAGATATCCCTTACGCAACACCAGAGAACTCACACGGgggagaaaccctatgaatgtggTGACTGTGGGAAAAACTTCCGTGCAAAAAAATCCCTAAACCAACATCAAAGGATTCACACGGGGGAGAAACCCTATAAATGCGGTGAATGTGGGAAATTCTTCAGAATGAAGATGACTCTCAGCAATCACCAGAGAACTCACACAGGTGAGAAACCCTATCAGTGTAACGAATGTGGGAAATCTTTCCGCGTGCACTCATCTCTCGGGATACATCAGCGaattcacacaggagagaaaccttatgaatgtaaTAAATGTGGCAACGCCTTCTATGTCAAAGCACGCCTCGTTGAACATCAGAGGCTGCATtcaggagagaaaccctatgaatgtagcGAATGTGGAAAAATCTTCAGTATGAAGAAATCCCTTTGTCAACACCAGAGAACTCACTCAGGCGAGAAACTTTATGACTGA